atagatagatagacagatagatggatagatggatagatggctagatagataaataatggatagatagaaggatagatagatagatagataatatatagatagatagatagatagatagatagatagatagatagaccaGTGGCTTTGCATGGATTTTCTCCAGCACGTTCTCTTCGTCCCCTCCAGCCCTTGCAGCGGGAAAGGCCGGAGTGTGGACTACAGGGTGTGCAGATAACATATTACTGCTGGAGGGAAAGCTGACTTGCCATAATTAATGGTGCTTCTGGTAATAGGATTTCCCAGCCCTGAGGAACCTTTTTACATAAGATATTGGCTGGAGAGTTATGATTTATAGGGGTCTGATCCCAAAGAGAATGTGCACAGGGACTCATGCTGGAAGGAAATTTATCAAGGCTAGCAAGAGGAGAGACAGAAACACTGGTGCTGGGAAAACAGGCAAGTCAGGCAGAGGAAAAATGAAAAGTCCAGAAGGTATAGAGAAAATAAGTTCTATTGATCAATAGCTGGAAATGAGGTCAGAGGTTAATAGAAATCTTGCAAACGTTTTGTTCTCCTATTATGGCCAGGGTTTATCTGTGGCCTGACTCCCCCCTGTGGACAGATCAAGTATTGCCATCCTGCAGACACATTACCAACAACTGTTCTTGACAACACAGACATTGGTTGAAATGGTTTTATTCAGAAGGATTAAATCATTCCCAGCTGGGATTTAAAGTTCTGAAGCTCAGAGAGACTGATTGCACTTCCACCGCATACTACCATTATCAGTGGTCCTTTTGGCTGTTCTAACTTGCCCTCCTGTTGCAGGCGTTGGATATGTCCTGAATATACTGCAGCAAGGGCAGCTCCACATGCTGCTTCCACCAGCATCAGTTCATCATCTGCAAGAAAGGAAATGTGAATGTTGAAGAGAAGTAGCAGCATGATATAAAATTTACAGCATGGGCTTCGTCTAATAACCTGCTGCAAAGAGCAGATAGAAAGTACAGGAAACCGAAGATCAGCCATCAGTAGTATGACAAAACAAGGCTTCAAGAAGATCATTTCTAATTGGTAGATGCAATTTACTACATATGAATACCCTATAAATTCTCCTTAATAAGCCTAGGAAATAAGTTTAGATAAATGGGTTACTTGAATTAGTGTCCATGATTTGCAAATATTTAGCTGTAATTTATTAGTCCAGCATGGTATTTCAAAATCTTCCCATACTACCTAGGCCCATAAAATGCTTTCCATTGCAAAGAACTCAACTAGGCTTGAGAGGCATGCAGGAACCTTGCAGATAATTATAAATGCACTGGGATAAGTAATACATAATATTGACGCACTTACCTTATCCAGATCCACAGGTATTACCTAAAGAGATTCTGTCACCTTGCTTATTCAGAGTGACAGACTATTGCAAAGGACCTTTAACATGCTGTATATATTCAAACTAACATTTCGTATTATCTCAAAATtgtatctatttttaaaataaaagtgtagcATATAACTGggattatataaaacataatatttactttaaatgataACTGTGGGAAAATATTTTCAGcatcatgtgcaaaaaataaaattccctgTAAGGCCCCATTCCACTAACGGTGTGCGGTGCTGTTTTCAAAGACCAAACACATTGCTGTGCACGttgcaatacattatttttggcAGCTCATACACTTGAATGGATTGCTCAAAACACCACATTAATGTAGTACAAGCTGCATATTAAAAGAACAACACATTGCAACAAGCAATGGATATCCATTCCTGCTCCTTGTAAATGAGACCCTAATACCcgaaacaataaatgtttttataaagatGGATAGACAGGTAAATATCTGAAAAGAGGCATGgaattgtgaataaaaaaaatattaatattaatgtgtagtatttatagtacatttttcataaaatgtaatactattagttatatgtgtgtgtgtaaaagttttacaatttgccaaacataaatataaagtatGCGACCTTGCAGCatagtttttattaatatgatAATGTTTGGTTCAGATTTAAAACAGCTCCCAATCcacagaaatgaaaaatatgcagattATATtaaaccaagtattaaaaattagAGATGATACAATAAGGTATAAATTCACTCTCCACTGCCTACATACCCAGAAACATCTCTATAGCTTGCACGGCTTCTCTGTCATCCACAGCCACTGAGATGACTTTGTATTTTCTTGCACACTCCAGAGCTCGATCACACACTGTTTTTGCACCTAGGCACTTGGCAATGCTGTAAAAGATTTTAATAATACATGATTATGGCTGAAGCCTGGAGGATCACACACTGCAACACTCCTTCTCTTCCAAATTCATAATATCGAAAGTGAGAAATGTGTTAGACAACATCACCTAGAATACTGTACTGTACCTGAACGCAAGGTTTCTTAGGTCATATTAATTACTCCTCTTCATATCATTATGAGACCAACTAGAAGTATATGTAAATCAACAAAGACTCAACAAATGctcattcaaaataatatatatgtacaatatatgttGTGTTCACTTCCCTCCTCTCTTACCCTTACCCCCATTTGCCCTATCTATCTTTAGGGTAATGCTTCTCTTAGTGTTCACATTTTTAATAGGAGCAAGTTATAAAAATACATGATTACAGTACAAGGAATTAGGAAGAGACCTTTTTCTCAACCATACAGATAAATCTCAAGCTGCTTTCTCACATGGAAGTGTGTGTGTTAAAGAGATAGATCTGACTTCACAAGTATCACACTGTCAGAGTTAATTGGTCAGTTCAATCTTGAGGAAAGCATATAGCTGTCAGGCACCAACTAAGTCCTAATAACGCTACTGAATTGCTGCTTCAATGGGGGCTGTAATTACAGGTGATTAAGACCTAGTGACAGGCAGGCAGTCTAATTTGTAACATCTTGAAGACTTATGTCCAATTGGTCACTGCTAGGAAAATAGAAAAAGTAGTTATGAAATGCTTATGCCACACAcataatataaagcatatataaaatgtgtacaatttCCTCAGGTATTCTACCCCCTGACAAAACTTTGCAGTTTATATCATCAGCCTTGTATTCCTATTATTATAAAAGCTACATGGCTGCATGCTTGCTATTTGGAGCATATTAATTGGAAATATTAATAATCACCACATCCTGGGTCGCCTTATGTTCtgctacatatatataaaataacttttgtcATGTAGAGTGATTATACTGtaaacataaactaaaaaaacattaaaaaaggtccAGGACTTGCAGTTATATGCTTCATCATCCCTCTGGACTCCAACAGCAAAAATGTAGCCTAATATTGTGTGCATTGTGTACCTAGCAGGGTAAGTATATCCTATCACACATGACGGAATTTCTGAATGAAGAAGTCCAGATATCAGGTTTCAAGAACATCGCTTAGTTACTCAAAATTGGTAAAATGCACCTTTAGTTTGctgaatttaaatatttcaggTCATTCAATGAACATGGAAACTTAAAGATTTGGATAGGGAACATTACTGGAAATGTAATGCCTTACCTAGTAATATCAGGTAAAGTCACTGGCTTCCCAGCTTCAAGGGCTGCGTTCAGACAATGGGCTCCCTGTGTTTCCATTGCAATAATGGGCACATCAGACCACCCAACCCTGGTAAGTCCTTCTATTATTCCAGCAAGGAGACCTCCACCTCCTACGGAAACCACAAGAGCTCCAGGCTTCTGATTTCCTAAAGCTGCTTTCAGTTCCAGCACCAGGCTGGAATGTCCTTCCCTATAAAAGGATGAAATATATGAAGAATTATTCAGAAAGCAAGATATATGATCAAAAATATGATCAATCTCCAATTTTTTCAATgctgaaaacaaatgtaaaccatCTAAAACCTTATTTCTAGTCATAGTAATGATATCAGATTCTTTGACACAGCCCATTTCATAGGACACTCTGCTCCTGGTCATTTTTGGAACATATACTTTGCAATGTGTACACCATGGCTCCACAGTCTTGCCTAGTCCAGCACAACTCATGTTCTTAAGATAGAGCTTCATTACCTCCTGTGAGTACCTCCAGTTTAAaaccaaacttattttttttttgttatcggGAACtagcatgatttattaaatagGGAGATGGATGCTCCAGAGGGAAAGGGTGTTTTGTACCAACTGGAGTGAATGAGGATTTAAGGGTCTGTTCTGTAAAGCCCTGAGGTGTTAACAGTCACCCTGTGAAAAAGAGCACAAAAAACTTGTTCTACATaaaattttgcaataaatattttctcttttattacacATCAAAAACTGCATATTTACATTTGAGAAATAGGAATATAATGATTATGAAAATAATCATAATCATGTTTGTTCTGCAGAAAACATGGTGGTTCACAGGcaggaatattctttttttaaaactaaagtcTAATAGGTAAACTACTGTCAAAATACTAGCATGTACTATTTGAGTAGGTGATTCATAGCACACCATATGGGTTTGTGTTGCACCTCGCCCACTACCATGGCCATGGATCTGCACAGGGTATCAGTGAGATGCAAGTTTCTCCCATGGGTCACATAGATTTGTTTTGAGTGTGGCCGTCTCCCCTTTGCTTGCTCCAGCCTCCCCAAACTGGCCAACCATGGACACACTAAATGCCTCCTACACCTATTCTTCAATGGATACCTCAGCAAGCCTTTACATTTAGGGTTTTGAGCTGCAGGCCTTGATACATGCTTTACCTACCAGAGCTGACATAGAAGCCCTGAATGCTAAATTGGAAACGACTCATCAGGTGACTATTTGTGATGTGAAATAGGACATAGCCAAAGCCACATAGAGAAAAGTGTGGGGTAGGAGGAGGTTATATTAGTTTTGACACACAGGGTTTCTAATTTGGAAAGAATCAGAAACCCCCCAAGTGTAAGAAAGCTATTACTGTACAAAATAAGATACATTGCATTGTATGTAAATCAGGGACTACATACTTTTTATGCTTCCATTCAAATTTGACAAGCATATTTAAATTTCGGGCCATTGACTCTTTTGCTTTGGATAACTAGCTGTCCCTTCTTTTAGCACATACTCCATCTGTGGGCCCACCTAGTCTCCCTCAAAAACATCAGCGGCTAAAAGCTTCCAGAAAGCATCCTTGACGTGAGTCATTTCCAGTGGTCATAGGTGCCTGACTTTCTCTGAGATTTTTCTGATTCTTTGCCTTAACTTTATGATCCTATGCCTTTACTGATGTTTTAGAACAATCTCCATTGAGATGTTCTGGAGTCACCCGTCATGGACTTCTGGAACAAGCTCTGACGTTTTTACCGGATGTTGTCCCACATCATGGGCTTGAGTGTTACATGGTAGATCTTCTCTAATATTGTAGATGGAACTTTAGATTAACTTCAGTATTCTGCCCTTCAACATTGATATCTTTTCTGGGATGTCAGCCAGGTGGACTGTAGAATAAAGGGAGCTCATTTTCCAGTTATCTCCATTCTGTTACTCACTGGTCCTCTCTGTTATATTTAGCACAGCTGGTTTTGTCAAGAGGAAAACTTTGGAATGCTCTGCTTATCTCTGTAATATGGGAAATTCACCTagagttctttttttctctctcttatgTGGAAGTTTGTTTCATTCAAAAGTAAACCAATGAGCACATTTATTAGGTTTTCTTCCCATGATGCTTGACATGTGTCTCTGAAGTTCTTAACGAAAGAGTTAATGTTAACTAGGCTGACAAATTATCCATGCTATTTTATGAATATATGATGGATTGGGGTGTTttgttattcatatttattttatatgatttctGAGGGGCACAGATGGATTTTTCTCATGCGGTGTCCAATCACTTCTTCCCATGTAGGCCATCACCCATACCGATTTGTAGGACATTGggatttatgtatgttattttctGTTCCATTAGCCATCCCATGCTCATGCCTGTCCCACTCCTAGTGACTTCCCCTCTATTCCAATCCTGTGCCcttcctcttctcctctcctctgcttTTCCTGTCCTCCATGGCTTTCCCCCACCTTTCTTTCTCCTTCCTCACCTCCCCCTTCCCCACATCCAGGTATTACTTCCCTCCCTCCCTCTATCCTCTTCCTCCCCATATCACTTTTATAAagtttatcaaaaatattttgaaataaaaggcAGACCATTTAAAGTGATCATCAGGTGAATGGGCTCTGCCAAGCAGGTATCTCAGCAGAAACGGGGTGCTCGCTGTGGGGGTGGGTTGAAGTTTGCTCATGCTCTTCCAACCATGCCTAGGTATTCTGTTAAGCGTGTATTTTTCCTACACGCTTCCTATTAACCCTGAAGGGATGGCGGGATCTACACATTTTTACGTCTATTAGACAAGGAGGTTCTGGGGGAGAGCAAATTGATGCTGTTTGTTTCTTGGACATGTTTTCTTATCTAGGCTGAATTTGAATTTTGAGTTAATACCACAGTTATTGCAGTCACAGAAATTCCACCTGGCTGTTTGATAGTTATAAATGTAGTATAACACATTCTGTGCTGCGTCAATGCACATGTTTCTGCAATATTACAACAATGCATCATGTGAATATGTATCACTAAATACAGCAGCTGATGACAATACTCATGTGATGCATAATGGTGTATGTCATTAACAAGTTACAATCATTGCAGTATATACTCCCCATATACTCACCAAAGCAAAGGATGGTTAAATGGTGAGATGTACACAGAGCCTGGGGCCTCAGTCAGTCGGTGAGCATGGGCATCTGCATCATCCCACAcctatggcaaaaaaatattagatataatATATTTGGCAACAATTATCATTATCAATAACACCTGTCAATTTCCACCATATGCTACAAAAAGTCAACAGTGTGAACCTTTTTTTGCCAATATAACTCGGTGTTAATATAGGGTTAACATTTTAGTGTGTGCATTGTTGTGAATGGTTActttctttgtaaagttttagtTTTCATCACCCTATGACAGTGAGACACTTGAACCCTTCTTGttctgtatgtttattttgtatatgtatggttgtcaattaatttattaaatttccgTTTTTAGCACAATAtcacaactaattttttttttcaaacatttgtacaaacataacaataaactgaaaaatctAACTCTTTGCATCAGTgcttattacagaaaaaaaaatagtgcaacaaTGTCCATAGTCCAAGTAATGATAATCAAAATGTCCAGGGTTCAAAAAATCATACATAGATTGCATATGTTATACAAAgtacaaatggaaaaagaaattCCAGACATATATGCATGACACAATATGACATACAACAAGGTTTGCAAAATATCAATGAAAATTGGGGCACTTTCAAGTCAAGTAGTAGGGTGATTCAGGTGGCACCCCCCACTCGGGGGGTTTTCCCCGTAGTATATCCAGCTACCCCAcatagcattacatttttctgttgtaCCTTTAATACTGGTTGTAAGATCCTCCATAAGCATAATATCATTGATTTTACGTATCCACATCCCCAGTGTTGGCGGCATATTGGATTTGGATGGGGGTATACATGAATTGGCCACATTTCTAAA
This Pyxicephalus adspersus chromosome 6, UCB_Pads_2.0, whole genome shotgun sequence DNA region includes the following protein-coding sequences:
- the SDSL gene encoding serine dehydratase-like yields the protein MESEDEVPFHIATPLKESSALSSKAGTRVLMKMENIQPMGSFKIRGIGHFCQKLAKEGCKKFVCSSGGNAGLAAAYACNKLGLPATIVVPEHTSKNIIQRLEGLRAEVVVTGKVWDDADAHAHRLTEAPGSVYISPFNHPLLWEGHSSLVLELKAALGNQKPGALVVSVGGGGLLAGIIEGLTRVGWSDVPIIAMETQGAHCLNAALEAGKPVTLPDITSIAKCLGAKTVCDRALECARKYKVISVAVDDREAVQAIEMFLDDELMLVEAACGAALAAVYSGHIQRLQQEGKLEQPKGPLIMVVCGGSAISLSELQNFKSQLGMI